A region of Plantactinospora sp. BC1 DNA encodes the following proteins:
- a CDS encoding PLP-dependent aspartate aminotransferase family protein: MRPRTAPATRAVHPPDPPPVLQRSPTPPLHRATSYLFESMAESLDLRAGRRSGYVYGRIDNPTADAFATAVAEMEAVNVAGPVEGQAFNSGMAAITAVMLAVTGAGAHVVAPRDAYGGTYGLLDGVLSRFGLAVDFVDPTDPEAVRAAIRPETRVVFAETLANPTLAVPELPVLAELAHAAGALLVVDSTLATPVLCRPLEHGADLVVHSATKYFGGHSDAVGGVVVGRPELIREVRAARVATGGVLAPDPAYLLRRGLSTLPLRMARQCATAATIADAMTRHDAVLRVDYPGLGTHPSHDRASRLFDDERFGAIVTLTLRGGKEAGSVFLDSLGLVAIGTSLGGVSTVAQHVASTTHRQLDPQALAEAGIGAGTVRLSIGLEDPADLVADLHRALWAIRGFWRL, from the coding sequence GGCGGTCCACCCGCCCGACCCGCCCCCGGTACTCCAGCGCTCGCCGACGCCGCCGCTGCACCGGGCCACCTCGTACCTCTTCGAGTCCATGGCCGAGTCGCTGGACCTGCGCGCCGGCCGGCGCAGCGGGTACGTGTACGGCCGGATCGACAACCCGACCGCCGACGCCTTCGCCACCGCCGTCGCCGAGATGGAGGCCGTGAACGTCGCCGGCCCGGTCGAGGGGCAGGCGTTCAACTCGGGGATGGCGGCGATCACGGCGGTGATGCTGGCGGTCACCGGCGCGGGTGCGCACGTGGTGGCACCGCGCGACGCGTACGGCGGCACCTACGGGCTGCTGGACGGCGTGCTCTCCCGGTTCGGTCTGGCCGTCGACTTCGTCGACCCGACCGATCCGGAAGCCGTCCGCGCGGCGATCCGGCCGGAGACCCGGGTGGTGTTCGCGGAGACCCTGGCGAACCCGACGCTCGCGGTGCCGGAGCTGCCGGTACTGGCCGAACTGGCCCACGCGGCCGGCGCGCTCCTGGTGGTGGACTCCACCCTGGCCACCCCGGTGCTGTGCCGGCCGCTGGAGCACGGCGCCGACCTGGTCGTGCACTCCGCGACGAAGTACTTCGGCGGGCACAGCGACGCCGTCGGCGGGGTCGTGGTGGGCCGGCCCGAGCTGATCCGGGAGGTCCGGGCCGCCCGGGTGGCGACCGGCGGGGTGCTCGCGCCGGACCCGGCCTACCTGCTCCGGCGCGGGCTCAGCACCCTGCCGCTGCGGATGGCCCGGCAGTGCGCGACGGCGGCGACGATCGCCGACGCGATGACCAGGCACGACGCGGTCCTCCGGGTGGACTATCCCGGCCTCGGCACCCACCCCAGCCACGACCGGGCCAGTCGGCTCTTCGACGACGAGCGGTTCGGCGCGATCGTGACCCTCACCCTCCGAGGTGGCAAGGAGGCCGGTAGCGTCTTCCTCGACTCGCTCGGACTTGTCGCGATCGGCACCTCCCTCGGCGGCGTCAGCACGGTGGCGCAACACGTCGCGTCGACGACGCACCGCCAGTTGGATCCGCAGGCGCTGGCGGAGGCCGGCATCGGGGCCGGTACGGTGCGTCTCTCGATCGGCCTGGAGGACCCGGCCGACCTGGTCGCGGACCTGCACCGGGCGCTCTGGGCCATCCGAGGCTTTTGGAGGCTGTGA
- a CDS encoding peroxiredoxin, translated as MSHNPLLLPADLPVPQDDGAADHLPGLRMPALALPATDGAEMRVDVVPPGATRLVLYAYPRTGRPGVEPPPGWDLIPGARGCTPQSCAFRDHAAELGSAGAAVAGLSTQDTGYQREAVQRLHLPFPLLSDVHLALTRALRLPTFEVAGVTLLRRLTLVVRDGVVEHVFYPVFPPDRHARVVLDWLAGHPVR; from the coding sequence ATGAGTCACAATCCACTGCTGCTCCCCGCCGACCTGCCGGTGCCGCAGGACGACGGTGCCGCCGACCACCTGCCCGGCCTCCGGATGCCGGCGCTCGCCCTGCCAGCCACCGACGGTGCGGAGATGCGGGTCGACGTGGTACCGCCGGGCGCCACCCGACTGGTCCTGTACGCGTACCCCCGGACCGGCCGGCCCGGGGTGGAGCCGCCGCCGGGCTGGGACCTCATCCCCGGTGCGCGCGGCTGCACCCCGCAGTCGTGCGCCTTCCGGGACCACGCGGCGGAGCTGGGCTCGGCCGGTGCGGCGGTCGCCGGGCTGTCGACCCAGGACACCGGGTACCAGCGAGAGGCGGTGCAGCGGCTGCACCTGCCGTTCCCGTTGCTCAGCGACGTCCACCTGGCGTTGACCCGGGCGCTGCGCCTGCCGACGTTCGAGGTCGCCGGCGTCACCCTGCTGCGCCGGTTGACCCTCGTGGTCCGGGACGGCGTCGTCGAGCACGTCTTCTACCCGGTCTTCCCGCCGGACCGGCACGCCCGGGTCGTGCTCGACTGGCTCGCCGGGCACCCGGTGCGCTGA
- a CDS encoding pyridoxal phosphate-dependent aminotransferase, with protein sequence MRRISARVSAITESATLAVDARAKAMKAAGRPVILFGVGEPDFPTPEYIVEAARQACGNPRFHRYSPSGGLPELREAVAAKTLRDSGYRVDPSQVLITNGGKQAVYEAFATLLDPGDEVLVVSPYWTTYPEAIRLAGGVQVDVVTDETSGYLATVEQFEAARTPRTKALLFVSPSNPTGAVYPPEQVAAIGRWAAEHGLWVVTDEIYEHLTYGGVTAPSIATTVPELGDRVVVLNGVAKTFAMTGWRVGWLIGPKDVVKAATNLQSHATSNVTNVAQAAALAAVSGDLSAVAQMRAAFDRRRRTMVQMLNGIPGIVCPEPQGAFYVYPSVRGLLGREIAGRRPASSAELAEVLLEEAEIAVVPGEAFGTPGYFRFSYALSDDDLAEGLTRLAKLVASA encoded by the coding sequence ATGAGGCGTATATCGGCGCGCGTCAGCGCCATTACCGAGTCGGCAACCCTCGCTGTCGATGCGCGGGCGAAGGCGATGAAGGCGGCCGGACGGCCGGTCATCCTCTTCGGTGTGGGTGAGCCGGACTTCCCGACCCCCGAATACATTGTCGAGGCGGCTCGACAGGCCTGCGGAAATCCCCGATTCCACCGGTACAGCCCCAGCGGAGGTCTGCCCGAACTGCGCGAGGCGGTGGCGGCGAAGACCCTGCGAGACTCCGGCTACCGGGTGGACCCGTCGCAGGTCCTGATCACCAATGGCGGGAAGCAGGCGGTGTACGAGGCATTCGCGACCCTGCTCGACCCGGGCGACGAGGTGCTGGTCGTCTCGCCGTACTGGACGACCTATCCGGAGGCGATCAGGCTCGCCGGTGGCGTCCAGGTGGACGTGGTGACCGACGAGACGAGCGGCTACCTGGCCACCGTCGAGCAGTTCGAGGCTGCCCGGACGCCCCGCACCAAGGCGCTGCTCTTCGTCTCGCCCTCCAACCCCACCGGGGCGGTCTACCCGCCCGAGCAGGTGGCCGCGATCGGACGGTGGGCGGCCGAGCACGGCCTGTGGGTGGTGACCGACGAGATCTACGAGCACCTGACCTACGGCGGTGTCACCGCGCCCAGCATCGCGACCACCGTGCCGGAGCTCGGCGACCGGGTCGTCGTCCTCAACGGCGTGGCGAAGACCTTCGCGATGACCGGATGGCGGGTCGGCTGGCTCATCGGGCCGAAAGACGTCGTCAAGGCCGCCACGAACCTGCAGTCGCACGCCACGTCCAACGTCACCAACGTCGCCCAGGCGGCGGCGCTCGCCGCGGTCTCCGGCGACCTGAGTGCCGTGGCCCAGATGCGTGCCGCCTTCGACCGCCGCCGCCGGACCATGGTGCAGATGCTCAACGGGATTCCCGGGATCGTCTGCCCCGAGCCGCAGGGCGCCTTCTACGTGTACCCGAGCGTGCGCGGCTTGCTCGGCCGTGAGATCGCGGGCCGCCGGCCGGCGAGCAGTGCCGAGCTGGCGGAGGTGCTGCTCGAGGAGGCGGAGATCGCGGTGGTGCCGGGCGAGGCGTTCGGTACCCCGGGCTACTTCCGCTTCTCCTACGCGCTCAGCGACGACGACCTGGCCGAGGGGCTGACCCGGCTCGCCAAGCTGGTCGCGTCGGCCTGA